TCAGGACTTAGAATTAAAAGAAGATAAAGAACAAAAACATGCACAAAAAAATCCAAAAGAAGATAAAGACGTAAAGTCAAAAGAAGATAACGAAAAAGCAGCACTAATAGCTGAAATAATACAAAAAGTTCAAACCAATATAGCTTTAATAAATGGATATAAAAATAATATTGAAGATGATGAACAATATGGAATGAAATGGGGGGTATTTAGATTTTTAAAAGACAATAAAAATAAAAAAACACTAAACTCTCCTGAAAATATACACATAAGAAAGCAATTTTATTCATCCTTAGAATGGAAAAAAGATACACTTGAAAAGTTTGGAACAATCCTTAACAACATAGAAAAACATAACACCACTTCGGCAAAAACAATCTTATTAACAGGAGTAGAAACTCTTCAAACAATATTTGAAGAAACAATAATTAATATAAATGATAAAAAAGAGAACTTAAATAAGTTAATTCTTCAAGAATTAAAAGACATTAAAAATAAACTTGTAAAAATTGAAGAATTAAGAAAGAAATGGAGAGATACTATTGATAACATTATTGCTGAGTATGAAGCTGATAATGACATGCAAAATAATAATCAAAAATTAATACAACACGTAAACTCTAAGTATGGCACAATATTTAATACTGAAATTCCTAATATTCAAGCATTAGCTCAAGATATTGCAAAGATTCTAAAATAAGACTTTACAAATAACTCAAACCTTAGGGAGGAATTTTTTCCTCTCTTTCTTATTTTAGATAAAATACCAAATTAAGAAATAAAAATGATTAAACTTCCTACAAGTTAAATATCTTCCTTCAAATCTAATTGACAAACTGACTTATTTTTAGATCTATAATAAACAATTATCATAGGCAATATCAGAAACAATATAATAAAATTTTTCATAAATATCGATCTTTTTTTAAGCTTTTCTACTATACAAATAATAATTAATCTTATATAATACATATTACATTATAATACTTATTACATATTTCATTAATATATAATTTAAAGGTGGCAAATTTTTTGTTTCGTCCATTCATAACAAACAATATTTAAATATCAGCTTGAGAATACAAGCTGATAGGTGGCTTAGCCTTCTCAGCCAAATCTTTATTACATCCTTTCAATATATTGATAATATTATTGATAAAATCACTTACCAAAAATACAATAATAAAAACATATTCTTTTTTTAATACTGCTCTTTAAAAAAGGAGGCCTGACACAGGCCTAAATGAAATAAACCCTTTAATCTTCACATTTATATCACAT
The genomic region above belongs to Borrelia parkeri and contains:
- a CDS encoding complement regulator-acquiring protein is translated as MRNNILNNTFITFALIALILVGCNPNGTLAKIKYHTNSKANTNQSDDTKKSMNITFSPQIPNSNAQLAAKKGDDKPSELNPNKEHAQDNLKEAQDLELKEDKEQKHAQKNPKEDKDVKSKEDNEKAALIAEIIQKVQTNIALINGYKNNIEDDEQYGMKWGVFRFLKDNKNKKTLNSPENIHIRKQFYSSLEWKKDTLEKFGTILNNIEKHNTTSAKTILLTGVETLQTIFEETIININDKKENLNKLILQELKDIKNKLVKIEELRKKWRDTIDNIIAEYEADNDMQNNNQKLIQHVNSKYGTIFNTEIPNIQALAQDIAKILK